The DNA sequence CTAAGCTGCCGGTCATAATGTGGGCCGCCGCCCATCCGGGGATATCGGAAAAAGGGGATCCCTACATATTTCAGATGGTCCCTATCCTGGACGACATGGTCCTATCCCTGGGCAGACTGATGTTCGACAGAGGGCTTAGATCCATCGCCCTCATAGGGGAGAGATCGGCTTACGGCAGACGATTCCTCTCGGTAATGGCCCCTTATCTCCGTGAGATAGGTGTGGACGTTCCTTTGGTTATAGAGACCTCTCCTATGCTCCCTTCCTACGACCACCTGGCGGACAGGGTCGCCGACGTCGCTCCCGACGGGGTGGCCTACGGAGGCTTTACCCACGAAGGTGCCATGATAAAGATGGCCCTGGACAGGAAAGGGCTATCGCTGACCTATGGGGTGGACTCCTCGGTAGGGGAGGAGCTCTTCTGCCGATACGCCGGCCCTGCCGCCGAGGGGACGTTAGGGGTTCTGCCTCTTTCGCCTATCTATCTTCCTGGAGGAACCGATTTTCTGAAAGGGCTTTATGGCCTTTTCCCCGACGCTGTGCCAGCTAACTACACAGCTCTCGCCTACGACGCCGCTACGGTGGTCGCCTGGTCCACTTACAGAGGGCAGTCCAGGGGCAGGGAGGGGGTACGGGAGGAGATATCTCGATACAGCGGAAGAGGCCTCACCGGCCTGATAGGTTTCGACTATCTAGGGAGGGCGGTCGCCAGACCTATAGGGGCTTTTGTCGTCAAAGGCGGCCGTTGGCTGCCTCTCAGAGGTGATAGGGATGGCTAGAAAGTTCATGTCCAGCATAGGCGCTAAACTGCTCATATGGTTCGCCATTATAGGGCTCATACCTATGATATCGGCGGTAACGGTCACGTCCCTAAGAAGGGTCCACTCCATAAAGGAGGAAGCCATGTCCAAGCTGGAGGCCATAAGGGACCTGAAGGCCACCCAGCTCTCTCAGTGGCTCCAGGAAAGGCGATCGAGCTTTCTATCGGTGGCCTCGGACAGCTCTCTGATCCAGCTGGTCCAATCCCTTGAGGATAGAAGATCGCCGGAGCAGAGGGCTCTTCTGATGGAGGTGAGGCAACTTCTCCGGCGACACAGGAGAAGCTCGGTGGATGTGGACGATTTCTTTTTGATAGACGCTCCTACCGGAAAGGTGGTGGCCTCCACAAACCCAGCCGACGAGAACAAGGTCGTTTACGGTCCTTTCGTGGAGATCCCGATATCTTTGGGCCGAATGTGGGAGCAGGATCTAGCCCGATCCCCTCTGACAGGATCCCTGGTTCTAGCCTTCTCCGCTCCTATATGGGGAGTGGACGAAAGGGAGGGAGAGGTGCTATTTGTCCTGGGGGCCAGGATATACGCCGAGAAATCCCTTTTTCGGATACTCTCCGACAGAACAGGGCTAGGTTATTCCGGCGAGACCATCATAATTAACGGAGAGAGGACGGTCCTCAGCGAGCTCCGTTGGAGCGACAACGCTCCCCTTAACTTTAAACTCCGGTCCGAGCCCGCCTCCCTGGCGTCGGAGGGGTTTTCCGGGGTTATGGAGGCGACGGACTATCGAGGGGTTTCGGTCATATCCGCCTACGGTCCAATCGGTGGTACCGAATGGGGACTTATAACCGAACAGGATCTCTCGGAGCTTATGGCCACGGTGAGAAAGTCGATGGTCGAGGTGGGAGTCGTTCTGGGCTTCTCCGTCCTGATGGTCTGTTTGGTGTCC is a window from the Dethiosulfovibrio salsuginis genome containing:
- a CDS encoding branched-chain amino acid ABC transporter substrate-binding protein, with the protein product MRIICLVVVFFALFSVPSASAEVPPKIAFIGPLSGHDGHEGLAAKQAFLLAIKQVSDETGKEIVPVVMDDFADPDQAREAALTVASDSSVMAVVAHYHSVCAFATMDVFSSAKLPVIMWAAAHPGISEKGDPYIFQMVPILDDMVLSLGRLMFDRGLRSIALIGERSAYGRRFLSVMAPYLREIGVDVPLVIETSPMLPSYDHLADRVADVAPDGVAYGGFTHEGAMIKMALDRKGLSLTYGVDSSVGEELFCRYAGPAAEGTLGVLPLSPIYLPGGTDFLKGLYGLFPDAVPANYTALAYDAATVVAWSTYRGQSRGREGVREEISRYSGRGLTGLIGFDYLGRAVARPIGAFVVKGGRWLPLRGDRDG